Part of the Candidatus Zixiibacteriota bacterium genome is shown below.
CCAAACGGAGAATTGCTGTCTATTGTTTGGGATTTTGTTAAGGATGGAGATTTTATAATTGCCTCCGGCACGCATCGCCAGCCAAATGATGCTGACCTAAGGCAGATATTCGGCAACATACTGGATAAAGTAAAACCAAAGCTGTATTTCCATGATTGCTATGACCAATCATCCTTGGTTGATATTGGCAGGACTGAATCCGGGACGCCGGTTTTAATAAATATGAAGATAATCGAGGCTGATTTGATTTTTGCCATAAATTCAATTGAACCTCATTTTTTTGCCGGTTTCACAGGCGGACGGAAATCAATAGTTCCCGGCTTAGCTGGGTTCGATACCGCTGCAACGAATCACAGGCTTGCCAAGCATGAAAAAGCAGAAGTCTTAAATCTCGAAACAAACCCGCTTCATCAAGACCTTGAGGAATGTATAAAACTTATAGGCGACAAGCATATTTATGCTATCCAATGTATTACTAACCGCGAGAGCAGGATTGTTGATGTTTTCTGCGGTCAACTCCATGATGCGTTTAATCAGGCTTGTGCTTGTGCGTCAAAATATTATACAGTTGAAATACCTGAAAAATATGATATAGTTATTGCGAATTGCGAACCGCCTTTAGATATAAATCTTTATCAATTGCAGAAAGCTCAGGAACATGGCGGCAGGATGGTTGCCGATGGCGGCGTGTTAATAGTTGTGGGAGCCTGCAAAGAGGGGGTTGGGTCGGAGTATTTCATGAATTTGGCTGAAAAATATCCTACGCCTGAAATCGCATTGGATAAAGGCATCACGGATGATTCTTTCGGGATACATAAACTTATAAAAACAGCCCGTCAATTGAAAAAAAATAAAATCTATTATGTAACTACTCTTGACGAGGACGTAGTTAAAAGAGTATATTTTAAGTCTTTCAGTGATATTAAAGAGGCATTAAAAAGCGCTCTTAATGAAATCGGGAGAAATGTAAAAATAGCAGTGTTAGATGATGCAGGCTATACAGTACCTGTAATAAAACCTTAAAAAAGGAGTTAGAAGTGAGGAAAAAGGTCGCAATCATTGGCGCGGGACATGTTGGCGAAAGCTGTGCTATGTACTTAGCCGAAAAAAATATTTGCGATATCACAGTAATTGATATCATTGAGGATATGCCTCAGGGTAAATGTCTTGATCTATCTCAAGCGGGTCCGATTGTTGGTTATGACGGCAAGATTGAGGGTTCTAATGATATGGCCGCAATTGAAGGCGTGGATTTGATTGTCCATACCGCAGGATTGCCTCGTAAACCTGGTATGAGCCGCGAGGATTTACTTAACAAAAACGCCAACATCATTGGCGGAATGGCAGAAGCCGCTAAAAAGCATGCTCCCAATGCTATGATACTGATGGTAGCTAACCCGCTGGATATTATGACATATCATGCCTGGAAAGTTTCCGGTTTCCCGACAAACAGAGTGTTTGGTCAGGCTGGTATTCTCGATTCGACGCGTTTCCGCACCTTCGTTGCCTGGGAACTTGGCGTTTCCATGAATGACATTCAGGCTATGGTTTTAGGTGGTCATGGCGATACTATGGTGCCGGTTCCATCTTATACGACTGTCAGCGGAATTCCTATTACCGAACTGCTCTCGAAAGAGAAAATAGACGAGCTTGCTCAGAGAACCCGTGTCGGCGGAGGCGAAATTGTCAAGCTGCTTAAGACCGGTTCGGCTTACTATGCCCCGGCGGCGGCGACTGTTCAGATGGTTGACTCGATATTAAACGACCGCAAACGCGTTATGCCGTTATCGGCTTATGTTGATGGCCCTTATGGCATTAAAGGTCAATATATCGGTGTTCCGGTAATATTGGGCGCTGGCGGTGTCGAGAAGATTTTCGAATTGAAGCTCAATGATGAAGACAAAAAAGCGCTGCAAGTCTCAGCTGAGACATATAAGGGAACACTGGGCGAACTCGGTTATTAAAATCGTATTGTAGAAATATTAATGAATTTTACTACGCAGGGGTTTAATCTATTAAACTCCTGCGGGTTGCTATATTTTTTTCTCTGGTTTAGTGGGTAGCATCCGCCTGCGGTGAATGCCGTGTATATAATAGTTCAAAATAGTTGTCTTTTTTCAGCAGTTTATGTTTTGAGGGCTATGCTTTCCGAAACAGCAAATTAATAAGCGAATAAAAAGTCATGGAGGCGATATGGGCAAAACCATAGCCGAAAAAATCATCAGCGAACATGTTAACCGTGATGTTAAAGCTGGCGAGATAGTCGCAACAGATGTTGATGTCTGTTTGGTTCAGGATGGCACGGGGCCATTAGCAGTCCGTCAGATTGAAAAGCTTGGCTTGGATAAGCTTGCCAATCCGGAACGGACGGTTTTATTTCTCGACCATTCAGCGCCGGCATCGCGAAAAGAGCTGGCTAACGACCATGCTTTTTTGCGCGATTTTGCCCGAAAAACAGGCTGTCGCTTATCCGATGTCGGGATGGGTATATGCCATACGGTTATCAATGAGCAGTATGTCAATCCCGGCGATATACTTATAGGTGCGGACAGCCACACCTGCACTGGCGGTGCTCTATGCGCCTTTGCCACCGGTATGGGTTCTACCGATGTTGGGGTGGGCATGGCGCTTGGCAAAACCTGGTTCCGCATTCCCGAAACATATAAGGTATATGTTGAGGGTGAGTTTCCGATTGGTGTTTTCGCTAAAGACCTTATTTTGCACCTGATAGGCTTAATAGGCGCGGATGGCGCAACCTATAAGGCTTTGGAGTTTTGCGGGCCAACTATAGAAAACATGAGCATGGATGCCCGTTTTACACTGTCGAATATGGCTGTCGAATCGGGCGCTAAAGTTGGCTTGATTGCCTCTGATGATATTACCAAAGCATATCTTGAGAGAATGGGACGCGGTTCAAAATGGCGTCCAATCTCTGCCGATC
Proteins encoded:
- the larA gene encoding nickel-dependent lactate racemase, producing MEIELSFGGKNIGFDTNDYCPPSSYAGRYGCKFPAPLSFEEIKDKILKELSQFKDKFDNSNILTIVNDSYRRTPNGELLSIVWDFVKDGDFIIASGTHRQPNDADLRQIFGNILDKVKPKLYFHDCYDQSSLVDIGRTESGTPVLINMKIIEADLIFAINSIEPHFFAGFTGGRKSIVPGLAGFDTAATNHRLAKHEKAEVLNLETNPLHQDLEECIKLIGDKHIYAIQCITNRESRIVDVFCGQLHDAFNQACACASKYYTVEIPEKYDIVIANCEPPLDINLYQLQKAQEHGGRMVADGGVLIVVGACKEGVGSEYFMNLAEKYPTPEIALDKGITDDSFGIHKLIKTARQLKKNKIYYVTTLDEDVVKRVYFKSFSDIKEALKSALNEIGRNVKIAVLDDAGYTVPVIKP
- the mdh gene encoding malate dehydrogenase gives rise to the protein MRKKVAIIGAGHVGESCAMYLAEKNICDITVIDIIEDMPQGKCLDLSQAGPIVGYDGKIEGSNDMAAIEGVDLIVHTAGLPRKPGMSREDLLNKNANIIGGMAEAAKKHAPNAMILMVANPLDIMTYHAWKVSGFPTNRVFGQAGILDSTRFRTFVAWELGVSMNDIQAMVLGGHGDTMVPVPSYTTVSGIPITELLSKEKIDELAQRTRVGGGEIVKLLKTGSAYYAPAAATVQMVDSILNDRKRVMPLSAYVDGPYGIKGQYIGVPVILGAGGVEKIFELKLNDEDKKALQVSAETYKGTLGELGY